TTGTTAAGAACTGATGCCTACACTTGATATAGTCCAGTGAGTGAGAAAATAAATTGCTACGTATAACTTGACCTGGTGTCGCTCCCATTTTCTGAGAAACATAGTCATATTTCAAATGGATCACATTAATATCTTCTGTAAGAACTGAAGGCGACTTTACAATTAACTGCAGAACTGActttgataaaaacattttttttagttcatcaACTCGATAACATACGTCTTCCTGTTCAAGTAACAAGATTGTTGGATCAGATACAACCAGAGCCATAAGGACATCATCACTGAACCCAATGTTACGAAATATTTCTAAGTTCTTAAGAAATGTCTCAAAGTTCATGTCTAAAATATCTGGAAACTTACTGAGTATATGAACCATTTGTTTAGGAGAAAATCCATACTCTCTTAGCTGTTTTGTAAGTGTACACATGTCTTCGTTTATGAGAATCTTTGGCGATGCTAACATTAATTGttcaatatcatttatttttaattttaaatcaatcaGATGCTGGACATAGTCTTTTACTCT
This is a stretch of genomic DNA from Mytilus trossulus isolate FHL-02 chromosome 6, PNRI_Mtr1.1.1.hap1, whole genome shotgun sequence. It encodes these proteins:
- the LOC134723718 gene encoding transcription termination factor 4, mitochondrial-like, producing MLHCKYLHAVMKNRAFLLFRYGYSYMTMSSRSVHNCIRGSIKCLDFHKSSCQSLHMKYFVSEAAPTNTKERVTTNYEIQIEETTDKVYEYYRSCNIMIVSSGKERVKDYVQHLIDLKLKINDIEQLMLASPKILINEDMCTLTKQLREYGFSPKQMVHILSKFPDILDMNFETFLKNLEIFRNIGFSDDVLMALVVSDPTILLLEQEDVCYRVDELKKMFLSKSVLQLIVKSPSVLTEDINVIHLKYDYVSQKMGATPGQVIRSNLFSHSLDYIKCRHQFLTRAGLYKKVTKDTGEIGKNPSLREMLDTSDEIFAKKHSKMTVAEYQTFVKIFEKEMTAEEVD